One region of Sphingomonas abietis genomic DNA includes:
- a CDS encoding LLM class flavin-dependent oxidoreductase encodes MSNASEFLWYIPNQIEGGHRGDISDADPAGLETLMRQAEALEQHGWKGALIGTGWGRPDTFTVATALAARTRTFEPLIAIRPGYWRPANFASAAATLDRLSGGRVRINIVSGQDNLAAYGDSEGDQAHRYGRTKDFMRLVRRLWTEEDVTFETEHFRVAGSTVSPRIIARGDRLHPKLYFGGASEAAERVAATEADVQLFWGEPLDGVADRIARLRQLSRDLDRDLPPLEFGLRITTLVRDTTEQAWADAEAKVEEMARAQSLPDQHRRAPAVGQQRLLDLHARGEVLDDNLYTAPGRYGGGGAGTTWLVGSAADVASSLRKYRDLGISQFVLSDTPYLSEIARQGDQLLPLLRDEPRSTVERLFAADSIA; translated from the coding sequence ATGTCGAACGCCTCCGAATTCCTCTGGTATATCCCCAATCAGATCGAGGGAGGGCATCGCGGCGATATCAGCGACGCCGATCCGGCGGGCCTCGAGACCCTGATGCGTCAGGCGGAGGCTCTGGAGCAGCATGGCTGGAAGGGCGCGCTGATCGGCACCGGCTGGGGCCGCCCCGATACGTTCACGGTCGCGACGGCGTTGGCGGCGCGGACCAGGACGTTCGAGCCCCTCATCGCGATTCGGCCCGGTTACTGGCGGCCGGCCAATTTCGCGTCGGCGGCGGCGACACTGGATCGACTGAGTGGTGGGCGGGTCCGCATCAACATCGTCTCGGGGCAGGACAATCTCGCCGCCTATGGCGACAGTGAGGGAGACCAGGCGCACCGCTATGGCCGCACGAAGGACTTCATGCGGCTCGTCCGCCGGCTCTGGACGGAGGAGGACGTGACCTTCGAGACCGAGCATTTCCGTGTTGCGGGATCGACCGTCTCGCCCCGGATCATAGCGCGCGGCGATCGCCTTCATCCGAAGCTGTATTTCGGCGGTGCGTCCGAAGCCGCCGAGCGCGTGGCGGCGACCGAAGCGGACGTGCAGCTTTTCTGGGGCGAGCCGCTCGACGGCGTCGCCGACCGTATCGCGCGGTTGAGGCAGCTCAGCCGCGATCTCGATCGCGACCTGCCGCCGCTGGAATTCGGCCTGCGGATCACGACTTTGGTGCGCGACACGACCGAGCAGGCATGGGCCGACGCCGAGGCCAAGGTGGAGGAGATGGCCAGGGCGCAGAGCCTCCCGGACCAGCATCGGCGTGCGCCGGCGGTGGGGCAACAACGGCTGCTGGATCTCCATGCCCGCGGCGAGGTGCTGGACGACAATCTCTATACCGCGCCGGGCCGCTACGGCGGCGGCGGTGCCGGGACCACATGGCTGGTCGGCTCGGCCGCCGATGTCGCCAGCTCGCTACGCAAATATCGCGACCTCGGCATCAGCCAGTTCGTATTGTCCGACACGCCATATCTGTCGGAGATCGCGCGGCAGGGCGACCAATTGCTGCCGCTGCTGCGCGACGAACCGCGATCGACGGTAGAGCGCCTGTTCGCCGCCGACAGCATCGCCTGA
- a CDS encoding TauD/TfdA dioxygenase family protein, producing MASRFHRLPACARADAPPAMCSKGRADIADQSEPDEGADRYRAEFIPTLIEAVYSLIRVHPETGERPLVPDSVCQAFAELGAVEPGRLDNIIQAAIVRLENGMRRRDGDVAIRHDRATAPDPIDDDRDRRHVVRGVTVRGNVPVGIDSRCSRRVTLGALPELCVA from the coding sequence ATGGCTTCTCGTTTCCATCGACTGCCAGCGTGCGCCCGCGCCGACGCGCCGCCGGCGATGTGCAGCAAAGGCCGTGCCGATATCGCCGACCAGAGCGAACCCGACGAAGGCGCCGATCGTTATCGGGCGGAATTTATCCCGACACTGATCGAGGCGGTATATTCTTTGATACGCGTCCATCCCGAAACCGGCGAACGCCCGCTCGTGCCGGATAGCGTCTGCCAGGCCTTCGCCGAGCTTGGCGCCGTCGAGCCAGGGCGGCTCGACAACATCATTCAGGCCGCCATCGTCCGGCTGGAAAACGGCATGCGCCGGCGCGACGGTGACGTGGCGATCCGGCACGATCGCGCCACCGCGCCTGACCCGATCGATGATGATCGTGATCGGCGCCATGTGGTGCGCGGCGTGACCGTCCGCGGCAACGTGCCGGTTGGCATCGACAGTCGGTGTTCCCGCCGGGTCACCCTGGGCGCGCTACCGGAATTGTGCGTCGCGTGA
- a CDS encoding gamma-glutamyl-gamma-aminobutyrate hydrolase family protein, translating to MTLAGAPTAPGRTKPLVGVLASNRTLDGRRTQAVASRFVVPLTDIAGVTVLIVPAIADAVDPVALSAILDGLLLPGCCSNVAVSRYRAGAAVPCDDAGRDDVALRLADAMIGAGRPVFGICRGMQELNVLFGGTLSDVPGETGHYRDGAEDDVPALFDHHHDIDIAEGGMLAAAIGAGRHRVNSVHRQGINRLGAGLSIEARAPDDLVEAVSARPCGAPVLGVQWHPEWDVDQSPAGRAFFELLARAVRGDPLTV from the coding sequence GTGACCCTGGCAGGCGCCCCGACGGCACCGGGCCGGACGAAGCCTCTGGTCGGCGTTTTGGCCAGCAACCGGACGCTCGACGGCCGGCGGACGCAAGCCGTCGCTTCGCGCTTCGTCGTACCCTTGACCGACATCGCCGGAGTGACGGTGCTGATCGTGCCGGCCATCGCCGACGCGGTCGATCCGGTCGCGTTGTCCGCGATCCTCGATGGATTGCTGCTGCCAGGCTGCTGCTCGAACGTGGCGGTATCGCGCTATCGCGCAGGCGCCGCGGTGCCATGCGACGACGCGGGCCGGGACGACGTCGCGCTGCGACTGGCCGACGCGATGATCGGGGCAGGGCGGCCCGTCTTCGGTATCTGTCGCGGGATGCAGGAACTCAACGTGCTGTTCGGGGGCACCCTGTCGGACGTGCCGGGCGAGACCGGCCATTATCGCGACGGTGCCGAAGACGATGTGCCCGCCCTGTTCGACCATCATCACGATATCGACATAGCCGAAGGCGGTATGCTGGCGGCCGCGATCGGCGCCGGGCGCCATCGCGTGAACTCGGTCCATCGCCAGGGGATCAACCGCCTGGGCGCGGGTTTGTCGATCGAGGCGCGCGCGCCGGATGATCTCGTCGAAGCGGTCTCGGCGAGACCGTGCGGTGCGCCGGTGCTGGGCGTCCAATGGCATCCGGAATGGGACGTCGACCAGAGCCCGGCGGGCCGCGCGTTTTTCGAATTGCTGGCGCGAGCCGTTCGCGGCGATCCACTCACCGTCTGA
- the epsC gene encoding serine O-acetyltransferase EpsC — MPSPWIEDEVAIPPGAPSWDIDALTGGLRQARDDWRRAHRRDVARERVGFPSRARLEAIIALLAGALFPLRLGPSTVNPENEDRFVAQTLDTVLVQLRWQITLELGYSQSAPSQGAIEQRAARISQAFAAQLPDLRRLLDQDVEAAYAGDPAARSVDEVLLCYPSVTALIHHRIAHALYELDVPIIARIIAEVAHSATAIDIHPGARIGKSFFVDHGSGVVIGETAIIGDRVRLYQAVTLGARSFPTEESGGLKKGLERHPIVEDDVVIYAGATILGRVTIGRGAVIGGNVWLTQSVPAGSIVHQASAESDRPGQGDLPSGHLNLAALAI, encoded by the coding sequence ATGCCATCACCCTGGATCGAGGACGAGGTCGCGATACCGCCGGGCGCCCCCAGCTGGGATATCGATGCGCTGACGGGGGGCTTGCGGCAGGCGCGCGACGATTGGCGACGCGCTCATCGCCGCGATGTCGCCCGCGAACGGGTGGGCTTCCCGTCACGCGCTCGTCTGGAGGCGATCATTGCCCTGCTCGCCGGCGCGCTGTTTCCCCTCCGGCTGGGGCCGAGCACGGTGAACCCGGAGAACGAGGATCGCTTTGTCGCGCAGACGCTGGACACGGTGCTGGTCCAGCTACGCTGGCAGATCACCCTGGAACTGGGTTATTCGCAATCGGCGCCATCGCAAGGGGCGATCGAGCAGCGCGCCGCGCGAATCTCGCAGGCTTTCGCCGCACAGCTGCCCGATCTCCGTCGCTTGCTCGATCAGGATGTCGAAGCCGCCTATGCGGGCGATCCTGCCGCGCGGAGCGTCGACGAGGTGCTGCTCTGCTATCCCAGCGTCACCGCCCTCATCCATCACCGCATCGCCCATGCCCTCTACGAACTGGACGTGCCGATCATCGCGCGGATCATCGCCGAGGTCGCGCATTCGGCGACTGCGATCGATATCCATCCGGGAGCCCGGATCGGAAAGAGCTTTTTCGTCGACCATGGCAGCGGCGTGGTGATCGGCGAGACGGCCATCATCGGCGACCGGGTGCGGCTCTACCAGGCGGTGACGCTCGGCGCGCGGAGCTTCCCCACGGAAGAGAGCGGCGGGCTGAAAAAGGGTCTCGAACGTCACCCGATCGTCGAGGACGATGTCGTGATCTATGCGGGCGCGACGATTCTGGGGCGGGTGACGATCGGGCGTGGCGCGGTGATCGGCGGCAATGTCTGGCTGACCCAGAGCGTGCCGGCGGGCAGCATCGTCCATCAGGCGTCGGCCGAGAGCGATCGCCCGGGGCAGGGTGATCTGCCGAGCGGCCACCTCAATCTGGCGGCCCTCGCGATCTGA
- a CDS encoding thioredoxin family protein: protein MWRPISGLMLGCFLATTGCDRPAKTETGTQTAATAQQIAWREGDVDDAFAEAKETNKPVLLYWGAKWCPPCNLMKSTLFKDPAFIAQTRAFIPVHLDGDAKGAQIWGEKFGIQGYPTVILLRPDHSEITRLSGGSTASTLADILRVAATRTTSTEDLLRQADDPTHLSTDDWRLLASFDWLDDPKHFGDSKRAAAFLAKLAGAAPDPAIKRHLQLTALEMSGGNGDVAQLTPAQQAEVQALLPQILSDYAEVKANRQELTFGGASLIRALPDPATRKALGVQLLASLDKVAADRSVPLGDRFGTIDADIALSKSENGGKVAPAVLAKVRERVAFVDHAATDPMMRQAVMPNAGQALDDAGDPAGATKLLEAELPHAVAPYYYMIDLSGIAEEQKDNTAAISWARKAAEIAEGPATRIQWAVLYANTVMRLTPDDKGAVEQSAAMVIDALGRNSGGYAQRTAKRADDWGKKMREWSARHDGAAVLTRLETRMGQTCPASDATAVCHNVLKAA, encoded by the coding sequence ATGTGGCGACCAATCAGCGGGCTGATGCTGGGATGCTTTCTGGCGACGACTGGTTGCGATCGCCCCGCGAAAACAGAAACGGGCACGCAGACCGCCGCCACGGCGCAGCAGATCGCCTGGCGCGAGGGCGATGTCGACGATGCCTTCGCCGAGGCCAAGGAAACGAACAAACCCGTGCTGCTCTACTGGGGCGCCAAATGGTGCCCGCCGTGCAACCTGATGAAATCCACGCTGTTCAAGGATCCGGCTTTCATCGCGCAGACGCGCGCATTCATTCCCGTTCATCTCGATGGCGACGCCAAGGGCGCACAGATCTGGGGCGAGAAGTTCGGTATCCAGGGCTATCCGACCGTCATCCTGCTCCGCCCCGATCATAGCGAGATCACGCGCTTGTCGGGCGGATCGACCGCCTCGACGCTGGCCGACATTCTGCGTGTCGCCGCCACCCGCACGACATCGACCGAGGATTTGCTCCGGCAGGCCGACGATCCCACGCATCTCTCTACCGACGACTGGCGGCTGCTCGCGAGCTTCGATTGGCTCGACGATCCGAAGCATTTCGGCGATTCCAAACGGGCTGCGGCTTTCCTCGCCAAGCTGGCCGGCGCTGCCCCCGATCCGGCGATCAAGCGGCATCTGCAACTCACCGCGCTGGAGATGAGCGGCGGCAACGGCGACGTCGCCCAGCTGACCCCGGCGCAGCAGGCCGAGGTCCAGGCGTTGTTGCCGCAGATCCTGTCCGACTATGCGGAGGTGAAGGCCAATCGCCAGGAATTGACCTTCGGCGGCGCGTCGCTGATCCGCGCGCTGCCCGATCCGGCGACACGCAAGGCATTGGGCGTGCAGTTGCTGGCGTCGCTCGACAAGGTGGCAGCGGACAGGAGCGTGCCGCTCGGCGACCGATTCGGCACCATCGACGCCGACATCGCGCTGTCGAAGAGCGAGAATGGCGGCAAGGTCGCGCCCGCTGTGCTCGCCAAGGTGCGCGAACGTGTCGCCTTCGTCGATCATGCCGCGACCGATCCGATGATGCGGCAGGCAGTGATGCCCAATGCGGGCCAGGCGCTCGACGATGCCGGCGATCCCGCAGGCGCGACCAAGTTGCTCGAGGCCGAACTGCCGCACGCCGTCGCGCCTTATTATTACATGATCGATCTCTCGGGCATCGCGGAGGAGCAGAAGGACAACACCGCCGCGATTTCGTGGGCGCGCAAGGCTGCGGAGATCGCCGAAGGCCCCGCGACGCGGATCCAGTGGGCGGTTCTCTACGCCAACACGGTGATGCGGCTCACCCCCGACGACAAGGGTGCGGTCGAGCAGAGCGCGGCTATGGTCATAGACGCGCTCGGGCGGAACAGCGGCGGTTATGCCCAGCGCACCGCCAAGCGGGCCGATGACTGGGGCAAGAAGATGCGCGAGTGGAGCGCCAGGCACGATGGCGCCGCGGTCTTGACGCGGCTGGAGACGCGGATGGGGCAGACATGTCCGGCAAGCGATGCGACGGCGGTGTGTCACAACGTCCTCAAGGCGGCCTGA
- a CDS encoding phosphate/phosphite/phosphonate ABC transporter substrate-binding protein, with amino-acid sequence MTGHVASLAMYDAPGLQSANDALWSAIAHHLRAAGLDDVPAGLDRTRSLEEIWDDPNLLLAQACGYPLATQWRGRLRYVATPHYKAAGCEGASHRSRIVVRRDEAAVALPELRGRRAAVNAENSNTGMNLFRTMAAPLATDGRFFGSVLITGSHHASIRAVAAGEADIAAIDCVTFAHLEREDPLSTRRLRTLAWSPPSPGLPLVTSAATSDAGLRILRRAVRQAIRDDANGASVDALLIAGVDVLRQSRYDALEKLAAHSTRRGYPELK; translated from the coding sequence ATGACGGGTCATGTCGCGTCGCTCGCAATGTACGATGCCCCCGGGCTGCAAAGCGCCAATGATGCGCTCTGGTCTGCCATCGCGCATCATCTGCGTGCGGCCGGGCTCGACGATGTACCCGCGGGGCTCGACCGGACCCGATCGCTCGAAGAGATTTGGGACGACCCGAATCTGCTGCTCGCCCAGGCCTGCGGCTATCCGCTCGCGACGCAATGGCGCGGCCGTTTGCGATATGTCGCGACCCCCCACTACAAGGCGGCCGGCTGCGAGGGCGCCTCGCATCGCAGCCGCATCGTCGTCCGCCGGGACGAGGCTGCCGTTGCCCTCCCCGAATTGAGGGGCCGACGGGCAGCGGTCAACGCCGAGAATTCGAACACCGGCATGAATCTCTTCCGCACCATGGCGGCGCCGCTGGCGACCGATGGCCGATTCTTCGGATCGGTCCTCATCACCGGGTCGCATCATGCGAGCATAAGAGCCGTAGCGGCGGGCGAGGCGGACATCGCCGCGATCGATTGCGTGACCTTCGCGCATCTCGAGCGCGAGGATCCGCTATCCACCCGCCGATTGAGAACCTTGGCCTGGAGCCCGCCCTCGCCCGGCCTGCCGCTGGTGACATCGGCGGCGACGTCCGACGCCGGACTGCGCATTTTGCGAAGGGCCGTCCGGCAGGCCATCCGTGATGACGCCAATGGCGCGAGCGTCGATGCGCTGCTGATCGCCGGTGTCGATGTGCTGCGGCAGTCGCGATACGACGCGCTTGAAAAACTGGCAGCCCATTCGACGCGGCGAGGATATCCGGAATTGAAGTGA
- a CDS encoding fatty acid desaturase, translating into MALTMVVYGGWMAVTWFHAALPTGLLVVAGGWFVAWHSSLQHETIHGHPTPWPRLNSLIGAVPLSLWLPYTCYRRDHLAHHATSETTDPREDPESHYLLPATGWRETLRRAVATVQAPLLGRLLLGPAIMIAGFLGAQAIRAWRTPSEAVRDWAPHMIGVALILTWLSICHLGVGLYLLAFVYPGSALTLLRSFAEHRAATAPGHRVAIVERAGPLSLLFLHNNLHAVHHAAPALPWYRIPAFYRRNRAAIVHANGGLVYRGYGDVARRYGLRAHDALIHPRFLAETAPR; encoded by the coding sequence ATGGCCCTGACCATGGTGGTCTATGGCGGATGGATGGCGGTCACCTGGTTCCACGCAGCGTTGCCGACCGGGTTGCTCGTCGTGGCGGGCGGATGGTTCGTCGCGTGGCACAGTTCGCTCCAGCATGAGACGATCCATGGCCATCCGACCCCGTGGCCAAGGCTCAACAGCCTGATCGGTGCCGTTCCGCTGTCGCTGTGGCTTCCCTACACATGCTATCGTCGCGATCACCTTGCGCATCACGCCACCAGCGAGACGACCGATCCCCGCGAAGATCCCGAATCCCATTATCTGTTGCCTGCGACCGGGTGGCGCGAGACGCTTCGGCGTGCCGTTGCGACCGTCCAGGCGCCATTGCTCGGCCGGCTGCTGCTCGGGCCGGCGATCATGATCGCGGGCTTCCTCGGCGCGCAGGCCATACGGGCATGGCGGACGCCGTCCGAGGCTGTGCGCGATTGGGCGCCGCATATGATCGGCGTCGCGCTCATATTGACGTGGCTTTCGATCTGCCACCTCGGCGTCGGTCTTTATCTGCTCGCTTTCGTCTATCCGGGCAGCGCGCTCACGCTGCTGCGATCGTTCGCGGAGCATCGTGCCGCGACCGCGCCGGGCCATCGCGTCGCGATCGTCGAGCGAGCCGGGCCGCTGTCGCTGCTGTTCCTCCACAACAACCTCCATGCCGTCCACCATGCGGCTCCGGCGTTGCCCTGGTATCGGATACCGGCCTTCTACCGTCGGAACCGTGCGGCCATCGTCCATGCCAATGGCGGCCTCGTCTATCGCGGCTATGGCGACGTCGCGCGGCGTTACGGCTTGCGCGCTCATGATGCGCTGATCCATCCCCGCTTCTTGGCGGAAACGGCACCTCGATGA
- a CDS encoding HAL/PAL/TAL family ammonia-lyase: protein MTRLDMTDSPLSPDDVAAIARTGATLVLSDAARGRIQAAHAVVEDYAARQLPVYGLTTALGANADTRLDAEEQAAFQRRVADGRSVGVGPLLPRETVRAMMAARISGMIAGGSGVSWPACAALLDALNAGIHPAVPALGSIGAGDLAQLAHLARGLMGYGMVERDGELLPADQALRAAGLDPLPLAARDGHALVAANSYSVGLACLVLADVERLFDWSLVATALALEGFRANLSILDARALAARPAFGQIEAGARLRALLAGSALWAPGAARRLQDPLSYRCVPQVLGALLHAIREAREAVRIELASSGDNPVVLADDGVMLSQGNFDLTAFVLSWERLGQALTHVATGTAHRTLKMMSAAVSELPRYLTPLGPAWTGFGALQKTIAASEALIRHLAQPISLGVMAVSDGIEDQASMAPAVVAKVSDGIAHLRHLVAIELIVAAQAIELRGVADRLGGDMRAIQAVVRSQCAPLGEDRPLGPEVSQLAEFMAAQAVPRASGV, encoded by the coding sequence ATGACGAGGCTCGACATGACGGATTCGCCGCTCTCGCCGGACGATGTCGCCGCCATCGCCCGCACGGGCGCCACGCTCGTCCTGTCGGATGCCGCGCGTGGACGCATCCAGGCCGCGCATGCCGTGGTCGAGGATTATGCGGCGCGACAACTGCCGGTCTATGGTTTGACGACGGCGCTCGGCGCGAACGCCGATACGCGGCTCGACGCGGAAGAGCAGGCGGCATTCCAGCGTCGCGTCGCCGATGGCCGCTCGGTCGGCGTCGGCCCCTTGCTGCCGCGCGAGACCGTGAGAGCCATGATGGCGGCGCGGATTTCCGGAATGATCGCCGGCGGCAGCGGAGTTTCGTGGCCGGCCTGTGCCGCGCTGCTCGACGCGCTCAATGCCGGCATTCATCCCGCCGTTCCAGCCCTGGGTTCGATCGGCGCCGGCGATCTCGCCCAGCTCGCCCACCTTGCCCGCGGGCTGATGGGATATGGCATGGTCGAGCGCGATGGCGAGCTGCTGCCGGCAGACCAGGCGCTACGCGCGGCGGGCCTCGATCCCCTCCCCCTCGCCGCCAGGGACGGCCATGCGCTGGTGGCCGCCAACAGCTATTCGGTGGGCCTGGCGTGCTTGGTGCTTGCCGATGTCGAGCGTCTGTTCGACTGGTCGCTCGTGGCCACCGCGCTGGCCCTCGAAGGCTTCCGCGCCAATCTCTCGATCCTCGATGCCCGCGCCCTCGCCGCGCGTCCCGCCTTCGGCCAGATCGAGGCTGGCGCGCGGCTGCGGGCCCTGCTGGCCGGCAGCGCTCTATGGGCGCCCGGCGCCGCGCGGCGGCTGCAGGATCCGCTGAGCTACCGCTGCGTGCCCCAGGTGCTGGGCGCGCTGCTCCACGCCATCCGGGAAGCCCGTGAGGCGGTCCGGATCGAACTCGCAAGCTCCGGCGACAATCCGGTCGTCCTGGCGGATGACGGGGTGATGCTGTCCCAGGGCAATTTTGACCTGACCGCCTTCGTGCTGAGCTGGGAGAGGCTTGGTCAGGCCTTGACCCATGTCGCGACCGGCACCGCGCACCGCACGTTGAAGATGATGTCGGCCGCCGTTTCGGAATTGCCGCGCTATCTGACGCCGCTCGGCCCCGCCTGGACAGGCTTCGGCGCGCTACAGAAGACGATCGCGGCGTCCGAGGCCCTGATCCGCCACCTTGCCCAGCCCATTTCGCTCGGCGTGATGGCGGTGTCGGACGGGATCGAGGACCAGGCCTCGATGGCGCCTGCGGTCGTCGCCAAGGTGAGCGACGGCATCGCGCATCTGCGCCATCTGGTCGCGATCGAGCTCATCGTCGCGGCCCAGGCGATCGAGCTGCGCGGCGTCGCTGACCGGCTCGGTGGGGATATGCGCGCAATCCAGGCCGTGGTGCGATCCCAATGCGCGCCGCTTGGCGAAGATCGACCGCTCGGCCCCGAAGTCTCGCAGCTGGCCGAATTCATGGCCGCGCAGGCGGTTCCGCGCGCCTCAGGGGTGTAG
- a CDS encoding ornithine cyclodeaminase family protein: MTRTDMAETPPIYITYLNRFDIEALAIDDDELLLAIEQGLAAQGRGEAVIEPRVHLEPKVSNGHFNVLRGALRAPIDLAGVKVVGDFVDNYQQGLPSELAMLMLFDPATGVPRAMLDASGITDMRTGAVSALGAKYLARKGSKILGHIGARGTAYWNVRLLDRLFDFDEIRVHSRRPESRDGFAARLSRDLGKPVRATTDWQSCVEGADIVVEASRLHEPTPLLRTDWIKPGALVIPYGTMSAVELSLTDIMAKIVVDDWGQCKGGKFGSLRADVETGKLSEATLHAELGEIVAGLKPGRQSDDETILFWHRGLSLSDIALGHAMLEKGARLGIGQRLRFA; this comes from the coding sequence ATGACGAGGACCGATATGGCCGAGACGCCGCCGATCTACATCACCTATCTCAACCGCTTCGATATCGAGGCGCTGGCGATCGACGATGACGAACTTCTCCTCGCGATCGAACAGGGGCTTGCCGCACAGGGACGCGGCGAAGCGGTGATCGAGCCTCGGGTCCATCTCGAACCCAAGGTTTCCAACGGCCATTTCAATGTGCTGCGCGGCGCGCTCCGCGCCCCGATCGACCTTGCCGGGGTCAAGGTGGTCGGCGATTTCGTCGACAATTATCAGCAAGGCCTGCCCTCCGAACTCGCGATGCTGATGCTGTTCGATCCCGCGACCGGCGTGCCGCGCGCGATGCTCGACGCGAGCGGGATCACCGACATGCGCACCGGCGCCGTCTCGGCGCTCGGCGCCAAATATCTCGCCCGCAAGGGATCGAAGATCTTGGGCCATATCGGCGCCCGCGGCACTGCCTACTGGAATGTGCGCCTGCTCGATCGTCTGTTCGATTTCGACGAGATCCGCGTCCATTCGCGCCGCCCGGAAAGCCGCGACGGCTTCGCGGCCCGGTTGAGCCGCGATCTTGGCAAGCCGGTTCGCGCGACGACCGACTGGCAGAGCTGCGTCGAGGGCGCGGATATCGTCGTCGAGGCATCGCGCCTCCACGAGCCGACGCCGTTGCTGCGCACCGACTGGATCAAGCCCGGTGCGCTCGTCATTCCCTATGGGACGATGAGCGCCGTCGAGCTCTCCCTCACCGACATCATGGCGAAGATCGTCGTCGACGACTGGGGGCAGTGCAAGGGCGGCAAGTTCGGCAGCCTGCGGGCCGATGTCGAAACGGGCAAGCTTTCGGAGGCGACGCTGCATGCCGAGCTCGGCGAGATTGTGGCCGGGCTGAAACCCGGCCGCCAGAGCGACGACGAGACGATCCTGTTCTGGCACCGCGGCCTGTCGCTGTCCGACATCGCCCTTGGCCATGCGATGCTCGAAAAAGGTGCGCGCCTGGGCATCGGCCAGCGCCTCCGCTTCGCCTGA